A single Halobellus ruber DNA region contains:
- a CDS encoding AMP-binding protein, with protein sequence MFGYNNDRFPGWGRSHRLERKVNLRYCRIHGANVLHRLRYVADAAIDRTAVASVDGELTYEEFYDRVDRDDAALGRLGIEPGDRFGLVMGNSIRTLCTLFAGWQRGAVPTPVNTRLDDATAAALLGTAGAGTVVLDGDSADRREAFADAGHELVRSASDADEFDSYVPGEATTEVEPRLDGDDALFLHTGGTTGRPRWVRITHGNLAAQLGQGLDGTDRSLHYYPLYHSGGIDVTPCRLLCGGTVVIGRGWDPGEAPATIERHAVDGITVVPQMGYELVHHDLDDYDLSSPEYFIVGSDTVTEELAATFRELGAQPMQAYGPTETMAVIAVTEFGDTDCPLDSTGEVIEGVARVRIVDPETGDPVERGAAGEILVRGDKVTPGYHDRPDAEAETFESGWLHTDDLGRVDDEGYLYITGRLDNLLIVGGENVYPTDVEETLAAHPAVAQAVVVGRPDERRGEIPVANVVLEDGEDLSKAELTEWFIERDAAFKHPREVRFAGSLPKTPVGKIDRSTLSERVRDGD encoded by the coding sequence GTGTTTGGGTATAATAATGATAGATTCCCGGGATGGGGCCGCTCCCATCGCCTCGAGAGGAAAGTTAACCTGCGGTACTGTCGCATTCACGGAGCGAACGTCCTACACCGGCTCCGATACGTCGCCGACGCCGCCATAGACCGGACGGCCGTCGCAAGCGTCGATGGGGAGCTGACCTACGAGGAGTTCTACGACCGCGTGGATCGGGACGACGCCGCCCTCGGACGGCTGGGGATCGAACCGGGCGACCGGTTTGGCCTCGTGATGGGCAATTCGATCCGGACGCTCTGTACCCTGTTCGCCGGGTGGCAGCGCGGTGCGGTCCCCACACCCGTGAACACCCGGCTCGACGACGCGACCGCGGCGGCGCTGCTCGGTACGGCCGGCGCGGGTACGGTCGTTCTCGACGGCGACTCCGCCGACCGGCGGGAGGCGTTCGCGGACGCCGGTCACGAACTCGTGCGCTCGGCCAGCGACGCCGACGAGTTCGACAGTTACGTCCCCGGGGAGGCCACGACCGAGGTCGAGCCCCGTCTGGACGGCGACGACGCGCTATTTCTCCACACCGGCGGGACCACCGGCCGCCCCAGGTGGGTCCGGATCACCCACGGCAACCTCGCGGCCCAGTTGGGCCAGGGGCTCGACGGAACCGACCGGAGCCTCCACTACTACCCGCTGTATCACTCCGGCGGCATCGACGTGACGCCGTGTCGCCTGCTCTGCGGCGGAACCGTCGTGATCGGCCGCGGGTGGGATCCCGGCGAGGCCCCGGCGACGATCGAGCGCCACGCCGTCGACGGGATCACCGTCGTCCCGCAGATGGGATACGAACTCGTCCACCACGACCTCGACGACTACGACCTCTCCAGTCCGGAATACTTCATCGTCGGCTCCGACACGGTGACCGAGGAGTTGGCCGCGACGTTCCGGGAGTTGGGTGCCCAACCGATGCAGGCGTACGGGCCGACGGAGACGATGGCGGTGATCGCCGTCACCGAGTTCGGCGACACCGACTGTCCGCTCGACTCCACCGGGGAGGTCATCGAGGGGGTCGCGCGGGTCCGGATCGTCGACCCCGAGACCGGCGATCCGGTCGAGCGCGGCGCGGCCGGGGAGATCCTCGTCCGCGGCGACAAGGTGACCCCGGGCTACCACGACCGGCCCGACGCCGAGGCCGAGACTTTCGAGAGCGGGTGGCTCCACACCGACGACCTCGGCCGGGTCGACGACGAGGGGTACCTCTACATCACGGGCCGGCTGGACAATCTGCTGATCGTCGGCGGCGAGAACGTCTACCCCACCGACGTCGAGGAGACGCTTGCAGCGCACCCGGCGGTCGCGCAGGCCGTCGTCGTCGGCCGCCCCGACGAACGCAGGGGGGAGATCCCGGTGGCGAACGTGGTGCTGGAGGACGGCGAGGACCTCTCGAAGGCGGAACTCACGGAGTGGTTCATCGAGCGCGACGCCGCGTTCAAACACCCGCGGGAGGTCCGCTTTGCGGGGTCGCTGCCGAAGACGCCGGTCGGCAAGATCGACCGGTCGACGCTGTCCGAACGGGTTCGCGACGGGGACTGA
- a CDS encoding ABC transporter substrate-binding protein yields the protein MPRNTGSDRGGSRRTFLRTVGAAGAVALAGCAGGGGGSDGDGGGSDSGGSGSTETESGGTATDAGSSDAGITLGALYPLTGPYGGLAQLMRQGNNLAVEQINGNGGINGTEVEIVGEDTQADPQTGNQKARKLIEDDGADVLFGAISSAVGAAVADYAAEVNVPYYPVVAADQITGENCRRTTFRYTTRATQMATSGAPWAVDRFGTNFWIHNADYLWGNSVANAWEREARNAADGINVVGSTTSQLGASDFSSYISEIAASDAEWVLTGLNGGDAVNFLKQAQSYGLKNNTTIVSPVNSFQFIRRAAGEAAIGTFASIRYFEGFDSEVNQQFVSDFTEMHGSAPDAFAHDGWTNVQMYALAAEQAGGTGTDAVIDAQPDIEFEAPMGTTRYRECDHQAIHPVSIGEIVEPADYEWPSMDVLQTVSSEDAIQPCSDVGCEF from the coding sequence ATGCCTCGCAATACCGGTAGCGACAGGGGCGGTAGTCGACGAACGTTCCTTCGAACGGTCGGTGCGGCCGGCGCGGTCGCACTCGCCGGTTGTGCCGGCGGCGGAGGCGGCTCCGACGGCGATGGCGGTGGCTCCGACTCCGGCGGCAGCGGCTCCACGGAGACGGAGTCCGGCGGCACGGCCACCGACGCGGGGTCCAGCGACGCTGGGATCACCCTCGGCGCGCTCTACCCGCTGACGGGCCCCTACGGCGGGCTGGCACAGTTGATGCGGCAGGGCAACAACCTCGCGGTCGAACAGATCAACGGGAACGGCGGCATCAACGGGACCGAAGTCGAGATCGTCGGAGAGGACACCCAGGCCGACCCCCAGACCGGGAACCAGAAGGCCCGGAAGCTGATCGAGGACGACGGCGCCGACGTCCTGTTCGGCGCCATCTCCTCGGCGGTCGGGGCGGCGGTCGCCGACTACGCCGCCGAGGTCAACGTCCCCTACTATCCGGTGGTCGCCGCCGACCAGATCACCGGCGAGAACTGCCGACGGACCACGTTCCGCTACACCACCCGCGCGACCCAGATGGCGACCTCGGGGGCGCCGTGGGCCGTCGACCGGTTCGGCACGAACTTCTGGATCCACAACGCCGACTACCTGTGGGGGAACTCGGTCGCGAACGCCTGGGAACGGGAAGCCAGAAACGCCGCCGACGGCATCAACGTCGTCGGAAGCACGACCAGCCAACTCGGCGCCAGCGACTTCTCGTCGTACATCAGCGAGATCGCCGCTTCCGACGCCGAGTGGGTCCTGACCGGACTCAACGGCGGCGACGCGGTGAACTTCCTGAAGCAGGCCCAAAGCTACGGGTTGAAGAACAACACCACCATCGTCAGCCCCGTCAACTCCTTCCAGTTCATCCGGCGGGCCGCCGGCGAGGCCGCGATCGGGACCTTCGCGTCCATCAGATACTTCGAAGGCTTCGACAGCGAGGTCAACCAGCAGTTCGTCTCCGATTTCACCGAGATGCACGGCTCGGCGCCCGACGCGTTCGCCCACGACGGGTGGACCAACGTCCAGATGTACGCCCTCGCCGCCGAACAGGCCGGCGGCACCGGGACCGACGCCGTTATCGACGCCCAGCCGGACATCGAGTTCGAGGCGCCGATGGGGACCACCCGCTACCGGGAGTGTGACCACCAGGCGATCCACCCGGTCTCGATCGGCGAGATCGTCGAACCCGCCGACTACGAGTGGCCGAGTATGGACGTGCTCCAGACGGTTTCCTCGGAGGATGCGATCCAGCCCTGCAGCGACGTCGGCTGTGAGTTCTAA
- a CDS encoding ABC transporter permease translates to MNLTLLALQLLNGIALGVLYLLIASGLSVIFGMTDIINFGHGALYMLGAYVGLSVFNFAGSFWVALIVAPLIVGVVGGLLERTTLHRIYDRDPLYHIILTFGLALMIADAVELIWGKGPQQFSAPEILSGAMELGPIFYPRYKLFLIVAGAAVALGIWLLFEKTDFGLIVRGGAQSPDTVRIMGVNVSNYFTLVFVLASILAGVAGVLAGPFLNVSPTMGDSILIVAFITVVVGGLGSFRGSVVAALLIGLLQSLGTVFLPQLTGFTIYILMIGVLLLRPQGLLGEYEVRSESTKVTFSEIIDPVPVTDRRVLGLIAVLAVVPLGIGTFYSSFFVGLLSLMFIWAILALSLDMVMGYMGLLSFGHAAFFGIGAYVTGLTVLNVYNSFLLAAAVSIVLSAIVAYIIGVMSIRLSGVFFAMITLAFAQMFYQLALTWDVVTGGSDGLSIPSMELFGLGLVNLGNTVIFYYVSLLVAVGVYAGAVRFLDSPFGRIVTAIRESERRVSFLGYDTNTFKRRAFAISGAIGGLAGALLAAYQTFVSPSTLFWVVSGDVVIAMMFGGMGTLFGPMIGGAAFVALSEILSSYTDQWRFVLGLLLVLTIMAAPRGLVTVYQSLIERLRDRAGSGGGPTAAPEQTPARDGGEPE, encoded by the coding sequence ATGAACCTCACTCTCCTCGCTTTACAACTGCTCAACGGGATCGCCCTGGGCGTCCTCTATCTGCTCATCGCCTCGGGGCTGTCTGTCATCTTCGGGATGACGGACATCATCAACTTCGGCCACGGGGCGCTGTATATGCTCGGCGCGTACGTCGGCCTGTCAGTGTTCAACTTCGCGGGCAGTTTCTGGGTCGCGCTGATCGTGGCGCCGCTGATCGTCGGCGTCGTCGGCGGACTCCTCGAACGGACGACGCTGCACCGCATCTACGACCGGGATCCGCTGTACCACATCATCCTCACGTTCGGCCTGGCGCTGATGATCGCCGACGCCGTGGAGTTGATCTGGGGGAAGGGGCCCCAGCAGTTCTCGGCGCCGGAGATCCTCTCGGGAGCGATGGAGTTGGGACCGATCTTCTACCCGCGGTACAAGCTGTTCCTGATCGTCGCGGGCGCGGCGGTCGCGCTCGGCATCTGGCTCCTGTTCGAGAAGACGGACTTCGGGCTGATCGTCCGTGGCGGCGCACAGAGCCCCGACACGGTCCGGATTATGGGGGTCAACGTCTCCAATTACTTCACGCTCGTGTTCGTCCTCGCGTCGATCCTGGCGGGGGTCGCGGGCGTGCTCGCGGGGCCGTTCCTCAACGTCTCCCCGACGATGGGCGATTCGATCCTGATCGTCGCGTTCATCACCGTCGTCGTCGGCGGACTGGGGAGCTTTCGGGGGTCGGTCGTTGCGGCGCTCCTCATCGGACTGCTCCAGTCGCTCGGGACCGTGTTTCTGCCACAGCTCACGGGCTTTACCATCTACATCCTGATGATCGGCGTCCTGCTGCTCCGGCCGCAGGGGCTGCTCGGGGAGTACGAGGTCCGCAGCGAGTCCACGAAGGTGACGTTCAGCGAGATCATCGACCCGGTTCCCGTGACCGACCGGCGCGTGCTCGGCCTGATCGCCGTGCTCGCGGTGGTCCCGCTGGGGATCGGCACGTTCTATTCCTCCTTTTTCGTGGGCCTGCTCTCCCTGATGTTCATCTGGGCGATCCTGGCGCTCAGCCTGGATATGGTGATGGGGTATATGGGGCTGCTCTCGTTCGGCCACGCCGCCTTCTTCGGTATCGGCGCCTACGTCACGGGGCTGACCGTGCTGAACGTCTACAACTCCTTCCTGCTTGCGGCGGCGGTCTCGATCGTGCTCAGCGCCATCGTCGCCTACATCATCGGCGTGATGTCGATCCGGCTCTCCGGGGTGTTCTTCGCGATGATCACGCTGGCGTTCGCTCAGATGTTCTACCAGCTGGCGCTGACCTGGGACGTCGTGACCGGCGGCAGCGACGGGCTCTCGATCCCGTCGATGGAGCTTTTCGGACTCGGGCTCGTCAACCTCGGCAACACGGTGATCTTCTACTACGTCTCGTTGCTCGTCGCGGTCGGCGTCTACGCCGGCGCAGTGCGGTTCCTCGACTCGCCGTTCGGCCGGATCGTCACCGCGATCCGCGAAAGCGAGCGGCGGGTCTCCTTTCTCGGATACGATACGAACACGTTCAAGCGCCGCGCGTTCGCCATCTCGGGCGCGATCGGCGGGCTCGCGGGGGCGCTGCTCGCGGCCTACCAGACGTTCGTCAGCCCCTCGACCCTGTTCTGGGTCGTCTCCGGCGACGTCGTCATCGCGATGATGTTCGGCGGGATGGGCACCCTGTTCGGGCCGATGATCGGGGGTGCGGCGTTCGTTGCGCTCAGCGAGATCCTCTCGTCGTACACCGACCAGTGGCGGTTCGTGCTCGGACTGCTGCTCGTGCTGACGATCATGGCCGCGCCGCGCGGGCTGGTCACGGTGTATCAGTCGCTGATCGAGCGGCTCCGCGACCGGGCGGGATCCGGCGGCGGCCCCACGGCCGCCCCGGAGCAGACGCCCGCCCGCGACGGGGGTGAGCCCGAATGA
- a CDS encoding ABC transporter ATP-binding protein, which produces MSAILETDGLTKRFASLVANDDIDLAVEDGSTHSVIGPNGAGKSTLFNVITGMLEPTEGTVTFNGDDITGLPPHKVARHGLARSFQITDVFDGLTALENVRIAAQYGEAGAGSMWRSADRLAAPEERADGILEDIGLADRAEQRASEFAYGDRRKLEIGITMATDPDLLMLDEPTAGMGREDTVSTIQLVQRLSEERGFTLMLIEHDLEIVMSISDTITVLQGGAVISEGSPEEVSADEEVQRAYLGGAEL; this is translated from the coding sequence ATGAGCGCCATCCTCGAGACCGACGGGCTGACGAAGCGGTTCGCCAGCCTCGTCGCGAACGACGACATCGACCTCGCGGTCGAGGACGGGTCGACGCACTCTGTCATCGGGCCGAACGGCGCCGGCAAGTCAACGCTTTTCAACGTCATCACCGGAATGTTGGAGCCGACGGAGGGCACGGTGACGTTCAACGGCGACGACATCACCGGCCTGCCGCCGCACAAGGTGGCCCGTCACGGGCTCGCGCGGTCGTTCCAGATCACGGACGTCTTCGACGGGCTGACCGCCCTCGAGAACGTCCGGATCGCGGCACAGTACGGGGAGGCCGGCGCCGGGTCGATGTGGCGGTCGGCCGACCGCCTCGCGGCGCCCGAGGAACGGGCGGACGGGATCTTAGAGGACATCGGGCTGGCCGACCGGGCCGAACAGCGGGCGAGCGAGTTCGCCTACGGTGACCGCAGGAAACTGGAGATCGGGATCACGATGGCGACCGACCCCGACCTCCTGATGCTCGACGAGCCGACCGCCGGGATGGGTCGGGAAGACACCGTCTCGACCATCCAGCTCGTCCAGCGACTTTCCGAGGAACGCGGGTTCACACTCATGTTGATCGAACACGACCTCGAGATCGTGATGAGCATCTCCGATACGATCACCGTCCTCCAGGGCGGCGCGGTCATCTCCGAGGGGTCGCCCGAGGAGGTCAGCGCCGACGAGGAGGTTCAGCGGGCCTATCTGGGAGGTGCGGAGCTGTGA
- a CDS encoding ATP-binding cassette domain-containing protein, with product MSDRLLDVDGIDAAYGQSRILRDLSLSVDRGEVVSLVGRNGAGKTTTLRAILGILTPTAGTITFDGEDITGYPDYETVNRGIRYVPEERQAFPDLTVDENLRMGQLKSGGEGTLSLDEVFELFPRLADRRSYNGSHLSGGEQQMLVIARALLGRTKLLLLDEPTEGLAPQIVEDVIEVVETISEEGVTILLVEQNVRAAMAVADRHYVINKGQNVFDGTTPELREAEDVMERHLGVGAGMNLSV from the coding sequence GTGAGCGACCGCCTGCTCGACGTCGACGGCATCGACGCCGCCTACGGCCAAAGCCGGATCCTCAGGGACCTCTCGTTGTCGGTCGACCGCGGCGAGGTCGTCTCCCTGGTCGGGCGCAACGGGGCCGGCAAGACCACGACCCTGCGGGCGATCCTCGGCATCCTCACGCCCACCGCGGGCACGATCACCTTCGACGGCGAGGACATCACCGGGTACCCCGACTACGAGACCGTGAACCGGGGGATCCGGTACGTGCCCGAGGAACGGCAGGCGTTCCCGGACCTCACCGTCGACGAGAACCTCCGGATGGGTCAGCTCAAAAGCGGCGGCGAGGGGACGCTCAGCCTCGATGAGGTGTTCGAGCTGTTCCCCCGGCTGGCCGACCGGCGCTCCTACAACGGGTCGCATCTCAGCGGCGGCGAACAGCAGATGCTGGTCATCGCACGGGCGCTCCTCGGCCGGACGAAACTTCTCCTGTTGGACGAACCCACCGAGGGGCTGGCGCCGCAGATCGTCGAGGACGTCATCGAGGTGGTCGAGACGATCAGCGAGGAGGGCGTCACGATCCTGCTCGTCGAGCAGAACGTCAGGGCCGCGATGGCGGTCGCCGACCGCCACTACGTCATCAACAAGGGACAGAACGTCTTCGACGGGACGACCCCGGAGCTCCGGGAGGCGGAGGACGTGATGGAGAGGCACCTCGGCGTCGGCGCCGGGATGAACCTCTCGGTGTAG
- a CDS encoding class I adenylate-forming enzyme family protein — protein MNIVNRLRFVADAYADTPAVVTVEEEVTYGDLYDRVDRYAAALGDLGIGVDDRFALLMGNSTRMLSLILAGWQVGATAAPVNVRLGDDTIEFLVDDAEAGTVVVDESRGDLQSVARGIDGVDALTSGPDGDVESHLPESADPGVTPRLDDELALLLHTAGTTGRPKWVKHTNHTLSGSVGVAVGRKIGPEDRNLHYFPFYHSGGIDMTLSRLSCGGTVVVGSGWDPGEALELVERESVMGMDLVPQMGYEFVHHDDVDEYDLSSLEYIFVGADTVSEELAAEFRDLGAQPVQAYGLTETMAVIAITEFGDADAPLDSTGKVIGDLADAKIVDPDSGAELPVGEIGEIMLTGDKLTPGYHNRPEREAEVFEEGWIHTEDLGMFDDEGYLHITGRLDNMLIVGGENVYPTDVEETLKQHPAVSQAVVVSIPDERKSEVPVANVVLEDGEELSEEELKEWFIETDAAFKHPRHVRFVEQLPTTPIGKIDRVSITEAVESEVGSGVGE, from the coding sequence ATGAACATCGTTAACAGGCTCCGCTTCGTTGCCGACGCGTACGCTGACACGCCCGCGGTCGTCACTGTCGAGGAGGAGGTCACCTACGGCGACCTCTACGACCGGGTGGACCGGTACGCGGCGGCGCTGGGCGACCTGGGGATCGGCGTCGACGACCGGTTCGCGCTGCTGATGGGCAACTCCACGCGGATGCTCTCGCTCATCCTGGCGGGGTGGCAGGTCGGTGCGACCGCCGCGCCCGTAAACGTTCGGCTCGGCGACGACACGATCGAGTTCCTCGTCGACGACGCCGAGGCAGGGACCGTCGTGGTCGACGAATCCAGGGGGGACCTGCAATCGGTCGCCCGGGGGATCGACGGGGTCGACGCGCTCACCTCCGGGCCGGACGGCGACGTCGAATCCCACCTGCCCGAATCGGCGGATCCGGGCGTGACCCCGCGGCTCGACGACGAGCTCGCGCTCCTGCTCCATACCGCCGGAACCACCGGCCGGCCGAAGTGGGTCAAACACACGAACCACACCCTCTCGGGGAGCGTCGGCGTCGCGGTCGGCCGGAAGATCGGCCCCGAGGACCGCAACCTGCATTACTTCCCGTTTTACCACTCCGGCGGGATCGATATGACGCTCAGTCGCCTCTCCTGCGGCGGGACGGTGGTCGTCGGCAGCGGGTGGGACCCCGGCGAGGCGCTGGAACTCGTCGAACGGGAGTCGGTGATGGGAATGGATCTGGTACCGCAGATGGGCTACGAGTTCGTCCATCACGACGACGTCGACGAGTACGACCTGAGTAGCCTGGAGTACATCTTCGTCGGCGCCGACACCGTCTCCGAGGAGCTGGCTGCGGAGTTCCGCGACCTCGGCGCCCAGCCGGTCCAGGCGTACGGGCTCACCGAGACGATGGCGGTGATCGCCATCACCGAGTTCGGCGACGCCGACGCGCCGCTGGACTCAACCGGGAAAGTGATCGGCGACCTCGCGGACGCGAAGATCGTCGATCCCGATTCCGGCGCGGAACTGCCGGTCGGCGAGATCGGCGAGATTATGCTCACCGGCGACAAGCTCACGCCCGGCTACCACAACCGTCCGGAGCGCGAGGCGGAGGTCTTCGAAGAGGGGTGGATCCACACCGAGGACCTGGGGATGTTCGACGACGAGGGCTACCTCCACATCACGGGCCGGCTGGACAATATGCTGATCGTCGGCGGCGAGAACGTCTACCCCACCGACGTCGAGGAGACGCTGAAGCAACACCCCGCAGTCTCACAGGCGGTGGTGGTCTCGATCCCCGACGAGCGGAAATCGGAGGTGCCGGTCGCAAACGTCGTGCTCGAAGACGGCGAGGAGCTCTCCGAGGAGGAACTGAAGGAGTGGTTCATCGAGACCGACGCCGCGTTCAAACACCCGCGACACGTCCGGTTCGTGGAACAACTGCCGACGACGCCGATCGGGAAGATCGACCGGGTGAGCATCACCGAAGCAGTCGAGTCGGAGGTCGGCAGCGGCGTCGGGGAGTGA
- a CDS encoding enoyl-CoA hydratase/isomerase family protein encodes MEAELDTVKVEKDGRIATVTLNRPERLNANSHEMARDLDAVSQLLDGDKDVRLVVIEGAGRAFSAGIDLKELPKDNIDIEMMPPWENGLRRFETMDALVISLIHGYAIGGGLQIALASDIRVCTPDAELGLTAIEESILPGLGTWRLPRYIGLGRAMKMNTLGNHIDGEEARRIGLVDHLVDEETRHEELDEIIEDYMAGNSLGGRNTKHATNAAFDHNYEEFMDLYMKLQRESMSSEDFEEAMAALREDREPEWV; translated from the coding sequence ATGGAAGCCGAACTAGACACTGTCAAAGTCGAGAAGGACGGGAGGATCGCTACGGTGACGCTCAACCGGCCGGAACGCCTCAACGCGAACAGCCACGAGATGGCGCGCGACCTCGATGCGGTCTCGCAACTGCTGGACGGCGACAAGGACGTCCGACTCGTCGTCATCGAGGGCGCCGGACGGGCGTTCTCTGCCGGGATCGACCTCAAGGAACTCCCGAAGGACAACATCGACATCGAGATGATGCCGCCGTGGGAGAACGGGCTCCGACGCTTCGAGACGATGGACGCGCTTGTGATCTCGCTGATCCACGGCTACGCCATCGGCGGCGGGCTGCAGATCGCTCTGGCGAGCGACATCCGGGTGTGTACGCCGGACGCCGAACTCGGCCTGACCGCGATCGAGGAGAGCATCCTCCCCGGGCTCGGCACCTGGCGGCTCCCCCGGTACATCGGGCTGGGCCGTGCGATGAAGATGAACACGCTCGGAAACCACATCGACGGCGAGGAGGCCCGCCGGATCGGGCTCGTCGACCACCTCGTCGACGAGGAGACCCGCCACGAGGAGCTCGACGAGATCATCGAGGACTATATGGCCGGCAACTCCCTGGGCGGGCGGAACACGAAACACGCCACCAACGCGGCCTTCGACCACAACTACGAGGAGTTCATGGACCTCTATATGAAGCTCCAGCGGGAGTCGATGAGCTCCGAGGACTTCGAGGAGGCGATGGCGGCCCTCCGCGAGGACCGCGAGCCCGAGTGGGTCTGA
- a CDS encoding LUD domain-containing protein: protein MSSDSVATFERRAADRRATVERTTVPEFDRALADCLAEPAVGVPLPFDGVSLANHPVEIDPSPATLEAAATGVTPVGPAVAEYGSVVVPSDERGAEAISLYPETHVAVLAASDVHASLSTALAEVGEEIAAGLSSAVFATGPSATADMGAPVYGVHGPAELRILLLEDR, encoded by the coding sequence ATGTCATCGGATTCCGTCGCCACCTTCGAACGGCGCGCCGCCGACCGGCGGGCGACCGTCGAGCGCACCACCGTCCCGGAGTTCGACCGGGCCCTCGCCGACTGTCTCGCCGAGCCGGCGGTGGGCGTCCCGCTGCCGTTCGACGGGGTTTCGCTCGCGAACCATCCCGTGGAAATCGACCCCTCACCGGCCACACTCGAGGCGGCCGCGACGGGCGTCACGCCGGTCGGCCCGGCGGTCGCGGAGTACGGCAGCGTCGTCGTCCCCTCGGACGAACGCGGGGCGGAGGCGATCAGCCTCTACCCCGAGACCCACGTCGCCGTCCTCGCCGCCAGCGACGTCCACGCGTCGCTCTCGACGGCCCTCGCGGAGGTAGGCGAAGAGATCGCCGCGGGGCTTTCGAGCGCCGTGTTCGCCACCGGACCGAGCGCGACCGCGGACATGGGGGCACCGGTCTACGGCGTCCACGGCCCGGCCGAACTGCGGATCCTCCTCCTGGAGGACCGGTGA